A genome region from Paenibacillus pabuli includes the following:
- a CDS encoding YutD family protein → MEEENSTEQVQDTVQDQPQDKPQEKVQEKVIVQVNGKNYEIVQNHKEGWNPEVFRDRYSEVLERYDYIIGDWGYSQLRLKGFYRDNHPKATKDSTISSMVDYINEYCNFGCAYFVLQKSKEQPQAKAKSGS, encoded by the coding sequence TTGGAAGAAGAAAATAGCACTGAGCAGGTTCAGGACACGGTCCAGGACCAGCCTCAGGATAAACCACAAGAAAAAGTACAGGAAAAAGTGATCGTTCAGGTAAACGGGAAAAATTATGAGATCGTGCAGAATCATAAAGAGGGCTGGAATCCGGAAGTCTTCCGCGACCGTTACAGTGAAGTCCTGGAACGCTACGATTACATTATCGGGGATTGGGGCTACAGTCAGCTGCGGCTCAAAGGCTTTTATCGAGACAACCATCCCAAAGCCACGAAAGATTCCACCATCTCAAGCATGGTGGATTATATCAATGAATATTGCAACTTTGGCTGTGCTTACTTTGTTCTTCAGAAGAGCAAAGAGCAGCCCCAAGCCAAAGCAAAAAGCGGCTCCTGA
- a CDS encoding NAD kinase, which translates to MRYYVQDRGDQLSIDLSQQFHALAKEEGFKLDAESPEIVISIGGDGTMLQAFHNFIDRIPDIAFVGVHTGHLGFYADWKKDELQELVRLMSGKGDPERLKPRIVEYPLLELEIRKKSGNTSYIALNEFTLKGVDGTVVAQVDINDVTFEMFRGDGICVSTPSGSTAYNKALGGAMVHPTIEAIQIAEIASINNRVYRTLGSPVILPKHHHCDIFSRKDQRLLLTIDHVNVMVEDLISVRCQVARHKVSFARYRPYPFWNRVRTAFLD; encoded by the coding sequence TTGAGATACTATGTTCAAGACCGCGGAGACCAGTTATCGATTGATCTGAGTCAGCAGTTTCATGCGCTGGCGAAGGAAGAAGGGTTCAAGCTGGATGCAGAATCGCCGGAGATCGTCATCTCCATCGGAGGCGATGGTACAATGCTGCAGGCATTTCACAATTTCATCGACCGGATCCCGGACATTGCTTTTGTTGGGGTTCATACAGGCCATCTCGGCTTCTATGCCGATTGGAAGAAGGACGAATTGCAGGAACTGGTAAGATTGATGAGCGGCAAAGGAGATCCCGAACGCCTCAAACCCCGGATTGTAGAGTACCCGCTGCTGGAGCTTGAGATTCGTAAAAAATCGGGTAACACCTCCTATATTGCCTTGAATGAATTTACGTTAAAAGGTGTGGACGGTACGGTCGTAGCTCAAGTCGACATTAATGACGTGACCTTCGAGATGTTCCGGGGGGACGGGATCTGCGTATCCACGCCTTCAGGCAGTACAGCCTATAATAAGGCCCTGGGTGGAGCCATGGTGCATCCGACCATTGAGGCAATTCAGATTGCTGAAATTGCTTCGATCAATAACCGTGTCTATCGGACACTTGGTTCACCGGTTATTTTGCCCAAGCACCATCACTGTGACATTTTCTCGCGGAAGGATCAAAGGCTACTGCTCACAATCGATCATGTGAATGTCATGGTGGAGGATCTGATCTCCGTCCGTTGTCAGGTAGCACGTCACAAGGTAAGCTTTGCCCGTTATCGTCCCTATCCGTTTTGGAATCGGGTTCGCACCGCTTTTTTGGACTAG
- the lipA gene encoding lipoyl synthase produces the protein MAKRVKEPKPDWIRIKLTTGDNYQEMKTMMRSKTLHTVCEEARCPNIYECWANRTATFMILGDICTRACRFCAVNTGLPTELDLQEPERVAEAAEQMNLQHCVITSVARDDLKDGGATIFAETVKAVRRRLPLCSVEVLIPDFLGDRDSLKIVMDAKPDILNHNIETVERLSDKVRAKAKYKRSLELLARAKEMQPNIPTKSSIMLGVGEEYQEILQTMDDLRAVDCDIMTIGQYLQPSEKHLFVEKYYPPEEFAALKQEGLKRGFSHVESGPMVRSSYHAHEQVKSAAKHAEQAATHA, from the coding sequence GTGTTAAGGAACCGAAACCGGACTGGATTCGGATCAAATTGACAACCGGCGATAACTATCAGGAAATGAAAACGATGATGCGTTCCAAAACGCTGCATACAGTATGTGAGGAAGCAAGATGCCCGAATATTTATGAATGCTGGGCCAATCGAACAGCTACTTTTATGATTTTGGGCGACATTTGCACAAGGGCATGCCGCTTTTGCGCGGTGAATACCGGCTTGCCGACGGAACTTGATTTGCAGGAGCCAGAACGCGTTGCAGAAGCAGCGGAGCAGATGAACCTGCAGCACTGTGTTATTACAAGCGTGGCTCGTGACGATTTGAAGGATGGAGGAGCGACCATCTTTGCAGAGACGGTGAAGGCGGTTCGTCGCCGCTTGCCTTTATGCAGTGTAGAAGTGTTGATTCCAGACTTCCTGGGTGACCGGGATTCCCTGAAAATTGTGATGGATGCCAAACCTGACATTCTCAATCACAACATTGAGACGGTGGAACGACTGTCAGACAAAGTTAGAGCCAAGGCCAAATACAAGCGTTCGCTTGAACTGCTTGCTCGTGCCAAAGAGATGCAGCCCAACATTCCGACCAAATCCAGCATTATGCTGGGTGTAGGTGAGGAATATCAGGAAATTCTGCAAACCATGGATGATCTGCGTGCTGTGGATTGTGATATCATGACCATTGGTCAATACCTGCAGCCGTCGGAGAAACATCTGTTTGTTGAGAAGTATTATCCGCCAGAAGAGTTCGCTGCATTGAAGCAGGAAGGACTGAAGCGTGGATTCAGCCACGTCGAATCCGGCCCGATGGTGCGCAGCTCCTACCATGCGCATGAACAGGTGAAATCGGCTGCAAAACATGCGGAACAGGCGGCAACACACGCATAA